The following proteins come from a genomic window of Marinicella rhabdoformis:
- a CDS encoding fasciclin domain-containing protein, which yields MNTIYKIYKLSTVLFITLLGANAMAGGYGKAKQKDIVDTAVAAGSFNTLVAAVKAADLVDTLKGDGPFTVFAPTDEAFAKLPEGTIESLLKP from the coding sequence ATGAACACTATTTACAAAATTTATAAATTATCTACAGTGCTTTTCATTACTTTATTAGGCGCCAATGCAATGGCAGGTGGTTACGGCAAAGCCAAACAAAAAGACATCGTTGATACTGCAGTAGCAGCCGGTTCATTTAATACTTTGGTCGCGGCAGTAAAAGCAGCAGACTTAGTTGATACATTAAAGGGTGATGGTCCTTTTACAGTATTTGCTCCCACTGATGAAGCTTTTGCTAAACTACCAGAGGGCACCATTGAATCATTATTGAAACC
- a CDS encoding CIA30 family protein — MILQILMVASMVSAKNTDAYSNSYEFKNLNEQYYGVVNDSVMGGRSVSQLRVGQDAAVFNGVVSLKNNGGFASVRMIWPFSDKVSGQFIKLKVLGDGKVYQLRLRTDRGFDGAAYAQSFKTVAGKTQTFTFSVSEFVPTYRGRVLRNMPELNLRNVTQFGIMMTDKQVGDFELSLHKIKIVAEI; from the coding sequence ATGATTTTACAAATATTAATGGTGGCAAGTATGGTCAGTGCAAAGAATACAGATGCATATTCAAATAGTTATGAGTTTAAGAACTTAAATGAACAGTATTATGGTGTGGTCAATGACAGTGTGATGGGAGGTCGGTCCGTCAGTCAGTTACGGGTTGGACAAGATGCGGCTGTGTTTAATGGTGTAGTTTCTTTAAAAAATAATGGCGGTTTTGCTTCGGTTCGAATGATCTGGCCATTCAGTGACAAAGTATCTGGGCAGTTCATCAAACTTAAAGTTTTGGGTGATGGAAAGGTCTATCAGTTAAGACTCAGAACTGATCGAGGTTTTGATGGGGCAGCTTATGCTCAATCATTCAAAACAGTTGCAGGAAAAACACAAACATTTACCTTCTCTGTAAGTGAATTTGTTCCAACTTATCGCGGCAGGGTATTGAGAAATATGCCTGAATTGAACCTTCGAAACGTCACGCAATTTGGTATCATGATGACGGATAAACAGGTGGGTGACTTTGAACTGTCATTGCATAAAATTAAAATAGTTGCTGAAATCTAA
- a CDS encoding pyridoxal phosphate-dependent aminotransferase, with protein sequence MSDFVADLIKKVKPSATIAVSMKAAELKRAGKDVIGLGAGEPDFDTPEHIKAAAIKAIEAGQTKYTAVDGTPELKQAIIGKLSRENKVEYKANEILVSCGAKHSIFNLLSAVLNVGDEVIIPTPYWVSYPDMTLLAGGESVIVETTAAADFKLTAEQLSAAITPKTKLVMLNSPSNPTGRAYSKAELQALGDVLVANPHVMVATDDIYEHIYWGDEPLVNLVALCPELRSRCVIINGVSKAYAMTGWRIGYAAGPADIITAMRKVQSQSTSNPCSISQAAATAAYDGPQDCLDVMKAAFKERHDYLIEALNGLPGISCQPGNGAFYAFPDVSEAVTKIEGVNDDVELATWLLEEAGVAVVPGTPFGAPGYVRLSFATSIDVLKQAINKMELALTQAIR encoded by the coding sequence ATGAGTGATTTTGTTGCTGATTTGATCAAAAAAGTGAAGCCTTCTGCCACCATTGCTGTGAGTATGAAAGCGGCTGAATTAAAACGAGCAGGTAAGGATGTGATAGGTTTGGGGGCAGGGGAACCTGATTTTGACACACCTGAGCATATTAAAGCTGCAGCCATAAAAGCAATTGAAGCAGGTCAAACAAAATACACAGCCGTGGATGGTACGCCTGAATTAAAACAAGCCATCATCGGCAAGCTATCTCGTGAAAACAAAGTCGAATACAAAGCCAATGAAATTTTGGTTTCTTGCGGTGCCAAGCACAGCATTTTTAATTTGCTCAGTGCGGTATTGAATGTCGGTGATGAAGTGATCATTCCTACACCTTATTGGGTTTCTTACCCAGACATGACTTTATTGGCTGGTGGTGAGTCAGTGATTGTTGAAACCACAGCAGCAGCTGATTTCAAATTAACAGCAGAACAGTTGTCTGCTGCCATTACCCCAAAAACAAAATTGGTGATGTTAAATTCACCGAGTAACCCAACAGGACGTGCTTACTCCAAAGCAGAACTACAAGCCTTGGGTGATGTACTGGTAGCCAACCCACATGTCATGGTTGCAACGGATGACATCTACGAACACATTTACTGGGGTGACGAACCGTTGGTAAATTTGGTGGCCTTGTGTCCAGAATTAAGGTCGCGTTGTGTCATCATCAACGGTGTCTCTAAAGCGTATGCCATGACGGGTTGGAGAATTGGCTATGCGGCAGGACCTGCTGATATCATCACAGCAATGCGCAAAGTACAGTCACAAAGCACATCTAACCCTTGTTCTATATCGCAAGCAGCAGCAACAGCGGCTTATGATGGGCCACAAGACTGTTTGGACGTGATGAAAGCGGCTTTCAAAGAACGTCACGATTATTTAATTGAAGCATTGAATGGTTTACCTGGCATCTCATGTCAGCCAGGAAATGGTGCTTTTTATGCCTTTCCAGATGTGAGCGAGGCGGTGACAAAGATTGAAGGCGTCAATGATGATGTCGAACTGGCAACCTGGTTATTAGAAGAGGCTGGTGTGGCTGTGGTGCCGGGTACGCCTTTTGGTGCCCCGGGTTATGTGCGTTTGTCATTCGCAACTTCAATCGACGTATTAAAACAAGCCATAAATAAAATGGAATTGGCTTTAACACAGGCCATCAGGTAA
- the thiI gene encoding tRNA uracil 4-sulfurtransferase ThiI — MQYKIVVHYAELALKGKNRNEFVKRLRKNMRKKLASIGHDWEVKSIHDRIFVEVGEVEEAVSQHALTELARVPGIAWMSLVHWFDEQKYRFLRTSTPELQPIHDLITKLANQHHVEGHSFAVRVKRSDKNFCMSSQDFERALATTIFKTSPWKTVNLKHADQFFFVDVSSRGTAVHLNKVRGTGGLPVSSTGRVLTLLSGGFDSPVAAWLMANRGCNVDFIHFSASHHNINDVEEYKIARIVKQLSEVTGRSRVFIVPYTHFDMALLEQDLDYDLILFRRFMARVSERIMDKIEAGALVTGDNLGQVASQTLENINSMNRAIDAPILRPLLTYNKEEIIAKSTELDLFDLCREPYKDCCALISKSPRTKSKHVILDKMEREHLSNYEELIQDTLDETTTLVYNFGQLVFKKDAGDEDSYI, encoded by the coding sequence ATGCAATATAAAATAGTTGTTCATTATGCTGAGTTGGCATTAAAAGGCAAAAACAGAAACGAATTTGTTAAGCGTTTGCGCAAGAACATGCGCAAGAAACTGGCCTCTATTGGTCATGACTGGGAAGTGAAATCAATTCATGACCGCATATTTGTTGAAGTCGGTGAAGTGGAAGAAGCAGTCTCTCAACATGCATTAACAGAACTGGCGCGCGTGCCGGGCATTGCTTGGATGAGTTTGGTGCACTGGTTTGATGAACAAAAGTACCGTTTTTTACGCACTTCAACACCCGAATTACAGCCGATTCACGATTTAATCACCAAACTGGCCAATCAGCATCATGTTGAAGGCCATTCTTTTGCTGTTCGCGTGAAACGGAGTGATAAAAATTTCTGCATGTCTTCACAAGATTTTGAGCGTGCTTTGGCTACTACCATTTTCAAGACCAGTCCGTGGAAAACAGTTAACTTAAAACATGCAGATCAATTCTTTTTTGTCGATGTCAGTTCAAGAGGCACTGCAGTTCATTTGAATAAAGTAAGGGGAACAGGTGGCTTGCCGGTTTCTTCTACTGGTAGGGTGTTGACCTTGTTGTCGGGTGGTTTTGACTCTCCTGTTGCTGCATGGTTGATGGCTAACCGAGGTTGTAATGTAGACTTTATTCACTTTTCTGCATCTCATCACAACATCAATGATGTTGAGGAATATAAAATCGCACGCATCGTTAAACAGTTAAGTGAAGTGACCGGTCGATCTCGTGTATTTATTGTGCCTTATACGCATTTTGATATGGCTTTATTGGAGCAAGACTTAGACTATGATTTGATTTTGTTTCGACGTTTTATGGCCAGGGTTTCTGAGCGAATCATGGACAAAATTGAAGCCGGTGCTTTGGTTACTGGCGATAATTTAGGACAGGTGGCCTCACAAACATTGGAAAATATCAACTCGATGAACCGTGCGATTGATGCACCTATCTTGCGTCCATTGTTAACTTATAACAAAGAAGAGATTATTGCCAAATCGACCGAGCTTGATTTGTTTGATTTGTGTCGAGAACCTTACAAAGACTGCTGTGCATTGATCAGTAAAAGCCCAAGAACCAAGTCAAAACATGTGATATTGGACAAAATGGAGCGTGAACATTTGTCAAACTATGAAGAATTAATTCAAGATACTTTGGATGAAACGACCACTTTGGTATATAACTTTGGTCAACTGGTCTTCAAGAAAGATGCTGGAGACGAAGACAGTTACATTTAA
- a CDS encoding GNAT family N-acetyltransferase — protein MKETVQIRTIEPQDNDAVKTLVLDVLAEHGLVGEGYAGVDPEMDDMYGNYQPENCNFFVVELDGQVCGAGGYAPLAGDADQAELRKMYFKSELRGLGLGHELIEKCITEAKSSGYKGMYLETTPAMKVAQALYQKHGFEFITERMGDTGHGGCGVFMYRSFV, from the coding sequence ATGAAAGAGACAGTCCAAATAAGAACCATAGAGCCACAAGATAATGACGCTGTTAAGACATTGGTATTAGATGTCCTGGCAGAGCATGGTCTGGTGGGTGAAGGCTACGCAGGTGTAGATCCTGAAATGGATGACATGTATGGCAATTATCAACCTGAAAACTGTAATTTCTTTGTTGTAGAGCTGGATGGTCAAGTGTGTGGTGCTGGAGGGTATGCACCTTTGGCGGGAGATGCAGACCAAGCAGAACTGAGAAAAATGTATTTCAAATCCGAACTTCGTGGTTTGGGTCTCGGACATGAATTGATTGAAAAATGCATAACAGAGGCGAAAAGTAGTGGCTATAAAGGTATGTATTTAGAAACCACGCCTGCCATGAAAGTAGCACAAGCTTTATACCAAAAACATGGTTTTGAATTCATTACTGAACGCATGGGTGATACAGGGCATGGAGGTTGTGGTGTGTTCATGTATCGGAGCTTTGTTTGA
- a CDS encoding Kelch repeat-containing protein translates to MKQALLSCLYLFLLACSGHQPASHLKTFSIHTQISHLPYPVSNHAVAQTAYQGEVQFFFFNGLTNDKTHADVTNKAWVWREKQWQALTVPNSQPAVLASVAASVNNQVYLFGGYTVAADGSEKSSPLVWRIDGDTLEWRAMPEMPTPVDDSVALVFQNRYIYLVSGWHDVDNVDLVQVFDTLENTWQQATPFPIPAVFGHAAAIVGNQMLVCDGVKVIWESESKKRFEASPVCALGAIDENDITQINWQDINHYSGVAHYRMAAASDNHFAVFVGGSDNPYNYNGIGYDGVPSQASSGIRVFDFNTKTWQSNDNQLSPNMDHRGLLKAHDEFIILGGMKTDQELSPHIIKFNIKSLN, encoded by the coding sequence TTGAAGCAGGCTTTACTCAGCTGTTTATATTTATTCTTGTTGGCTTGTTCGGGTCATCAACCCGCCAGTCACTTAAAAACCTTTTCAATCCATACTCAAATTTCACATTTACCATATCCTGTCAGTAACCACGCTGTGGCACAAACGGCATACCAAGGTGAAGTTCAATTCTTTTTTTTCAACGGTTTAACCAATGACAAAACACATGCCGATGTGACCAACAAAGCATGGGTATGGCGTGAAAAACAATGGCAAGCATTGACCGTGCCTAACAGCCAGCCAGCCGTTCTGGCATCAGTGGCTGCCTCTGTAAACAATCAAGTCTATTTATTTGGTGGCTATACCGTTGCCGCTGATGGCAGTGAAAAGTCTTCACCTTTGGTTTGGCGAATAGATGGCGATACCCTTGAGTGGCGGGCCATGCCTGAAATGCCAACGCCTGTTGATGACAGTGTGGCTTTGGTCTTTCAGAATCGCTATATCTATTTAGTCAGTGGTTGGCATGACGTCGACAATGTCGATTTGGTGCAGGTTTTTGATACCCTAGAAAATACGTGGCAGCAAGCCACACCATTTCCTATACCGGCTGTTTTTGGACATGCCGCTGCCATTGTAGGTAACCAAATGTTAGTTTGCGACGGCGTTAAAGTCATTTGGGAAAGTGAATCAAAGAAAAGGTTTGAGGCTTCACCCGTTTGTGCATTAGGAGCCATTGATGAGAATGACATCACTCAAATCAACTGGCAAGACATAAATCACTATTCAGGCGTTGCACATTACCGCATGGCAGCCGCCAGCGACAATCACTTCGCGGTTTTTGTTGGCGGCAGTGACAACCCCTATAATTACAACGGAATTGGTTATGATGGCGTGCCATCGCAAGCTTCATCTGGTATCAGGGTTTTTGATTTTAATACGAAAACCTGGCAAAGCAATGACAATCAACTATCACCCAATATGGATCATCGTGGTTTATTAAAAGCCCATGATGAATTCATTATTTTAGGAGGCATGAAAACAGACCAAGAGCTGTCGCCTCACATCATCAAATTTAATATAAAAAGCCTTAATTGA
- a CDS encoding M14 family zinc carboxypeptidase, with protein MKILNRTKQAILATTLISSLAMAEHRNNDEPVLHGDGPWPMLLSYDDKADVLAIKEQHDFWKIDEKNKTVLMLVKNFNEHEALTKAGFNLTVHQKLEKHFAQIEGRSWDENIKAITNFACYRTVEETYADMTDMESNHPNIVELVNIGPTWHKTQANSDFAGHDLQIVKITNKINGINNKPILYAMGSIHAREYPPAELVTRFADFLLAQYGTDADVTWLVDHHEIHLLLQGNPDGRIIAENELQYHQRKNYNENHCYQGSHQGVDMNRNFNFLWNQGTGSSGQQCGESFRGLTALSEPETLAIDNYIKQLFSDDRPNDITTPAPDNKMGVYLDIHNVAGLTLFPWGYSDFANPAPNHDQLMTLARRMSYFTGYRPEQSNDSLGGADGASDDNAYGTLGVAAYTIELDDHGDGFFYTGCDTFNETIWPDNLPALIYAAKASRQPYIDSSGPTIENLPTIPVEGASGQNLTVQGLATDLNFYQNNGTESTQNITAVQAYIGTPPWENGATAVAMAAQDGSFNSKSENFTGQIPLTGVPSGKQLVWITATDASGTTGVPSAFFVDVVNSGDLGTLSGTVTELGSNDPIELAQVAYDGIQTSTNANGFYEIQATFRTADLMVSKAGYEAMTFNGVSVVAQQTTTQNVQLMPKCGDISNDLNAYSSFNDAAAEGWTAAAAQGTNDWRIEGNDGVSNSPAFVATDVGVTTDKYLISPEVALDQNATLSFMHKHDFESNNVDYDGGVLEISIDYGENWSDLGNHMTQNGYNGTLSSGGSNPLAGRAAFVDNLGSFQEVVVDLSGFNGQTVQFRWRLGEDVNTGAGDWVIDDIELQGYQSCVVDTDLIFEDGFEAP; from the coding sequence ATGAAAATATTAAACAGAACCAAACAGGCCATTTTGGCCACAACCTTGATCAGTTCATTAGCCATGGCTGAACACAGAAATAACGATGAGCCTGTGCTTCATGGTGATGGACCTTGGCCGATGTTGCTATCCTACGATGACAAAGCCGATGTTTTAGCCATTAAAGAGCAGCATGATTTTTGGAAAATTGATGAAAAAAACAAAACGGTGTTGATGCTTGTAAAAAACTTTAATGAACATGAAGCATTGACAAAAGCAGGCTTTAATTTAACTGTTCATCAAAAATTAGAAAAACATTTTGCGCAGATTGAAGGCAGAAGTTGGGATGAAAACATCAAAGCCATTACCAATTTTGCTTGTTATCGGACTGTTGAAGAAACTTATGCTGACATGACAGACATGGAAAGCAATCACCCCAATATTGTTGAACTGGTTAATATTGGTCCTACATGGCATAAAACCCAAGCAAACAGTGATTTTGCTGGACATGACTTGCAAATAGTTAAAATCACCAACAAAATAAATGGCATTAACAATAAGCCTATTCTTTATGCAATGGGGTCGATTCATGCGCGTGAATATCCGCCGGCTGAGCTCGTGACACGATTTGCGGATTTTCTATTGGCTCAATATGGAACGGATGCAGACGTCACATGGTTAGTTGATCATCACGAGATTCATTTATTGTTACAGGGTAATCCCGACGGCAGAATCATTGCTGAGAATGAGCTCCAATACCATCAGAGAAAAAATTACAATGAAAACCATTGCTATCAAGGTTCTCATCAAGGTGTGGACATGAATCGGAATTTCAATTTTTTATGGAATCAAGGTACAGGTTCGAGTGGCCAACAATGTGGTGAAAGTTTTCGAGGTTTAACTGCTTTAAGTGAACCTGAAACTTTAGCCATTGATAATTACATCAAGCAACTGTTTTCTGATGACAGGCCTAATGACATAACAACACCAGCTCCTGATAACAAAATGGGAGTCTATTTAGATATCCACAATGTAGCAGGGTTAACTTTATTCCCATGGGGCTATTCTGATTTTGCCAATCCAGCACCCAATCATGATCAACTCATGACATTGGCTCGTCGCATGTCATATTTTACAGGTTACCGACCTGAACAGTCTAATGACTCATTGGGAGGTGCTGACGGGGCATCAGATGACAATGCTTACGGTACTTTAGGTGTGGCGGCTTATACCATTGAATTGGATGATCATGGAGATGGTTTTTTCTACACAGGTTGCGATACTTTTAATGAAACCATTTGGCCTGATAATCTGCCCGCATTAATTTATGCGGCCAAAGCATCTCGCCAACCATATATAGATTCGTCTGGCCCAACGATTGAGAACTTGCCAACTATACCTGTAGAAGGAGCTTCTGGTCAAAACTTAACTGTTCAGGGTTTGGCCACTGATTTGAATTTTTATCAAAATAACGGCACAGAAAGCACACAAAACATCACTGCGGTACAAGCTTATATTGGCACACCTCCTTGGGAAAATGGTGCGACTGCTGTGGCTATGGCTGCGCAAGACGGGTCATTTAACAGCAAGAGTGAGAACTTTACCGGACAAATTCCATTAACAGGTGTGCCCTCTGGTAAACAATTGGTATGGATAACGGCCACAGATGCTTCAGGTACTACGGGTGTGCCGTCAGCCTTTTTTGTTGATGTGGTGAATTCAGGCGATTTAGGTACTCTGAGTGGGACCGTAACAGAACTTGGGTCGAATGATCCTATTGAGTTGGCACAGGTCGCTTATGATGGTATACAAACTTCGACCAATGCCAATGGTTTTTATGAAATTCAAGCCACTTTCAGAACCGCAGATTTGATGGTTTCAAAAGCAGGCTACGAAGCCATGACCTTTAATGGTGTCTCTGTTGTGGCACAGCAAACAACGACTCAAAATGTGCAATTAATGCCGAAATGTGGTGACATTTCGAATGACCTGAATGCCTATAGCAGTTTCAATGATGCTGCTGCTGAGGGTTGGACAGCTGCTGCTGCTCAAGGAACAAATGATTGGCGGATTGAGGGTAATGACGGCGTCAGTAACAGTCCTGCTTTTGTTGCTACTGATGTGGGAGTAACCACTGATAAGTATTTGATTTCTCCAGAGGTCGCATTGGATCAAAATGCCACTTTGAGCTTTATGCACAAACATGATTTTGAAAGTAATAATGTAGACTATGATGGTGGTGTATTAGAGATAAGTATAGATTATGGAGAGAATTGGTCAGATTTGGGCAACCATATGACTCAAAATGGTTACAACGGTACACTGAGTTCAGGTGGCAGCAACCCATTGGCTGGTCGAGCAGCTTTTGTTGATAATCTGGGCAGTTTTCAAGAAGTGGTGGTTGATTTGTCTGGTTTTAATGGTCAAACAGTGCAGTTCCGCTGGCGCTTAGGTGAAGATGTGAATACAGGTGCAGGTGATTGGGTGATTGATGACATTGAATTGCAGGGATATCAATCTTGTGTTGTCGATACTGACTTGATTTTTGAAGATGGATTTGAAGCACCTTAA
- a CDS encoding esterase-like activity of phytase family protein → MDLKHLKLLFLLLSISASSFVLGADVLGMPEIEDFKVYPIEPRSGFEPSGLTIKDGQLFTVSDKSNKIYRIEIKGDVAMMTPYLSFDAIKLGALVFDLEGLTVVDDDFFVVSEAHHRLVRVQPDGQISWVPDGPSFFPEAHKTGLFQVFNASLEAVTYMGAGRFLMAAERQPRGLIEVQLDQKLSQVVWQKNHVLNTTDHALSKDRIPDLTGLFHFKGEVYALHRNAELIHQWVKDESGNYTESKQWSYEHIVNAPDNQYQNTQFGHAEGLAVDDEYFYIVLDNNRGPKAKLKNDARPLLIVIKRND, encoded by the coding sequence ATGGATTTGAAGCACCTTAAACTTCTGTTTTTATTGTTGTCTATTTCAGCCTCAAGTTTTGTGCTTGGGGCTGATGTGCTTGGTATGCCAGAAATCGAAGATTTCAAAGTCTATCCAATTGAACCCAGGAGTGGTTTTGAACCTTCTGGCTTAACCATAAAAGACGGCCAATTGTTCACGGTATCAGATAAAAGTAACAAAATTTACCGCATAGAAATTAAAGGAGATGTGGCCATGATGACGCCGTACCTTTCATTTGATGCCATAAAGCTTGGTGCCTTAGTCTTTGATTTAGAAGGATTGACAGTTGTAGATGATGATTTTTTCGTTGTCAGTGAAGCGCATCATCGGTTAGTTAGGGTGCAACCTGACGGTCAAATTTCTTGGGTGCCAGATGGTCCAAGCTTTTTTCCTGAGGCTCATAAGACGGGTTTGTTTCAAGTGTTTAATGCCTCTTTAGAGGCTGTGACTTATATGGGAGCTGGACGTTTTCTGATGGCAGCTGAACGACAACCCAGAGGATTGATAGAAGTACAATTAGATCAAAAGCTGTCACAAGTGGTTTGGCAAAAGAACCATGTTTTAAATACAACAGATCACGCGTTAAGCAAGGACAGGATTCCTGATTTAACTGGATTGTTTCACTTTAAAGGTGAGGTTTATGCCCTCCACCGCAATGCAGAATTAATTCATCAATGGGTAAAAGATGAAAGTGGGAATTATACAGAATCCAAACAATGGTCTTATGAGCACATTGTCAATGCCCCAGACAATCAGTACCAAAACACACAATTTGGTCATGCTGAAGGGCTGGCTGTAGATGATGAATATTTTTACATTGTGCTTGATAACAACAGAGGCCCAAAAGCCAAGCTAAAAAATGATGCTCGGCCATTGTTGATTGTTATCAAGAGAAATGATTAA
- a CDS encoding M28 family peptidase: protein MIRNIVFILLFAVLIFGTYQSSYPSQTPKDLMYQGFWLENALNHLNKISDKPHPTGSQSNVANRRYLSEQLSQLGGQVTLQKTQAYNAKIRKAAPVNNIIALFPGKNSADKERKKLMLLSHYDSAKVYSKGAADAGSGVAVILESMRHFLKNNPERENDIIVMFSDGEELGLLGAHAFAQQHHLIDSIGLILNFEARGSSGPAIMWPESASGTTALINAYDEADVEFPVTSSLIYEVYKMLPNDTDLTVFKEEKGINGLNFAFIDNHFNYHTINDDVRHLSYNSLMHQGLQLSALLPVVANTNLSETYSNNDNVYFTLPVLGLVNWPAAMGWGLIILAWFMLFLVVILGKKSGLLIGSEIKTASTSWLLSCLLSAGLSYGMIYILYQWLNPEHSDILQGYPYLGYGYVLAILLAALVAPFIIYGNRHKVLKSESGLPAAVVWLIAFSLLSLKLPGASYLLLPVICSFTMMLVIQVNEKTGVSFAVLFATVGLLILALLLTLLPVALGLKSTWIAALLLTSCLSMFAPIFANHNKKYSWFLLFLPITLFLWINSNDSISEDKPLPTSLSYLYDVDEEQGWFYSFDRNDNAWNQDHFTQTSDKETTDWFIDTHKQAARKLQAANDPVSLKHAKISVINDKLNNNPSKQNIIYQGHEHSSLVQIYSNTDITIKQMSINGRYTINGTPVKIRQGSRLIEYHMDGQKELNMHVTLADGDVFDWQVISHQFDLLSNPQFDIPERPTTQIPKPFILTDNTVVSQRFQIKATAPLDADIDIEVN, encoded by the coding sequence ATGATCAGAAATATTGTTTTTATATTGTTGTTTGCCGTCTTAATTTTCGGCACTTACCAATCCAGTTATCCATCCCAAACACCCAAGGACCTCATGTATCAAGGATTTTGGCTTGAAAACGCATTAAATCATTTAAATAAAATATCAGACAAACCTCACCCAACGGGTAGCCAAAGCAACGTAGCTAACCGGCGTTATTTATCTGAACAGTTGAGTCAATTGGGCGGGCAAGTGACGCTGCAAAAAACCCAAGCATATAATGCAAAAATCAGAAAAGCTGCACCAGTGAATAACATCATTGCGCTATTTCCTGGCAAAAACTCAGCTGACAAAGAACGTAAAAAACTGATGTTATTGTCTCATTATGATTCTGCCAAAGTCTATTCAAAAGGGGCTGCTGATGCCGGCAGTGGTGTGGCAGTTATTTTAGAATCAATGAGGCACTTTTTAAAAAACAATCCAGAACGAGAAAATGACATCATTGTGATGTTTTCAGACGGTGAAGAGTTAGGATTATTGGGTGCCCATGCCTTTGCTCAACAACACCATTTAATCGATTCTATTGGTTTGATTTTAAACTTTGAAGCCCGAGGCAGTTCAGGCCCAGCTATCATGTGGCCAGAAAGCGCATCTGGTACTACGGCTTTAATTAATGCATATGATGAAGCCGATGTTGAATTCCCGGTCACTTCCTCGTTGATTTATGAAGTCTATAAAATGCTCCCAAATGACACGGACCTGACCGTTTTTAAAGAAGAAAAAGGCATCAATGGGTTGAATTTTGCCTTTATTGACAACCATTTTAATTACCACACCATCAATGATGATGTCAGACACTTGTCTTATAATTCGTTGATGCACCAAGGCTTACAGCTCTCAGCCTTGCTTCCTGTTGTCGCCAATACCAACCTAAGCGAAACTTACAGTAACAATGACAATGTTTACTTCACCTTACCCGTTTTAGGGTTAGTTAATTGGCCTGCTGCTATGGGCTGGGGGCTGATTATTTTGGCTTGGTTCATGTTATTCTTGGTTGTCATTCTTGGCAAAAAATCAGGACTCCTTATAGGATCAGAAATCAAAACTGCCAGTACCTCTTGGCTGCTCAGCTGTTTATTAAGTGCTGGTTTATCGTACGGCATGATATACATACTGTATCAGTGGCTCAACCCTGAGCACAGTGACATTTTACAAGGCTACCCCTATTTGGGGTATGGTTATGTACTTGCCATACTTTTAGCTGCTCTGGTTGCACCTTTTATTATTTATGGTAACAGGCATAAAGTTTTAAAATCAGAAAGTGGATTACCTGCCGCTGTTGTTTGGTTGATTGCATTCAGCTTATTAAGCCTCAAGCTGCCTGGCGCCAGTTACTTGTTACTGCCAGTCATATGTTCATTTACAATGATGCTAGTGATCCAAGTAAATGAAAAAACAGGCGTCAGTTTTGCTGTATTGTTTGCCACTGTGGGATTGTTAATATTGGCCCTGTTGTTGACCCTGTTACCTGTTGCTCTTGGTTTGAAAAGCACGTGGATTGCTGCACTGCTGCTAACCTCTTGTTTAAGCATGTTTGCCCCGATATTCGCTAACCACAACAAAAAGTACAGCTGGTTTTTATTGTTTTTACCTATTACTTTATTCCTTTGGATCAACAGCAATGACTCCATTTCTGAAGACAAACCATTACCCACAAGTTTGTCATACTTGTATGATGTTGATGAAGAACAAGGCTGGTTTTATAGTTTTGATCGAAATGACAATGCTTGGAATCAAGACCACTTTACTCAAACCTCAGACAAAGAAACCACAGACTGGTTTATCGACACGCATAAACAGGCGGCAAGGAAGCTTCAAGCTGCGAACGATCCGGTATCACTTAAACATGCAAAAATATCGGTGATTAATGATAAATTAAATAACAATCCCAGCAAACAAAACATCATTTATCAAGGCCATGAACACAGCAGCTTGGTTCAAATCTACAGCAACACTGACATCACCATAAAACAAATGAGCATCAATGGACGCTACACCATCAATGGCACACCAGTCAAAATACGCCAAGGCAGTCGGTTAATTGAATACCATATGGATGGTCAAAAAGAATTAAACATGCACGTCACTTTAGCAGATGGTGATGTGTTTGATTGGCAAGTCATCAGTCACCAGTTTGACTTATTGTCGAACCCTCAATTTGATATTCCTGAACGTCCCACTACGCAAATCCCAAAGCCTTTTATACTCACCGACAATACAGTGGTTTCACAAAGGTTTCAGATCAAAGCAACAGCACCACTTGATGCTGACATCGACATTGAGGTTAATTAA